One stretch of Juglans microcarpa x Juglans regia isolate MS1-56 chromosome 3D, Jm3101_v1.0, whole genome shotgun sequence DNA includes these proteins:
- the LOC121256413 gene encoding plant intracellular Ras-group-related LRR protein 3-like, translating to MANYQTEAHSVLKNLPVSLFSIGFPPRTLLILVLISVFSACASSPFHCFLISMDPNPTDFPILSYVLFLLNPKSHIPPQLQEPLLTQMPYLNHPKVLAALKQAIPDIKQKQSKLQKNLQVNETHATVKGVVDGVQNENELGEVAEADMQIYKAAMRLEDMHEEYERQLRGVEDRLVKVYGSVVAELEEQEVISEEVIGILKEADSGVVERVDLCGRQLRFLPEAFGKLHGLIVLNLSHNQLEVLPDSLARLQKLEELDVSSNLLVSLPDSIGLLLNLKVLNISGNKINSLPEAISRCSSLVELDASFNNLMCLPTNIGYGVANIERLSIQLNKIRFLPASICEMRSLRYLDVHFNELRGLPHAIGRLTNLEVLNLSSNFSDLTELPETISDLMNLRELDLSNNQIRVLPDSFGELKNLRKLNLDQNPLIIPPMEIVNKGVEAVLEFMAKRLLDIRAEEQRRNMLEMDKQQAQTGWLAWGTSLLNNFVSGVSESLGYAGDRKTSRDPWLDQQL from the exons ATGGCTAACTATCAAACAGAGGCCCACAGTGTTCTTAAGAACCTTCCAGTTTCTCTATTTTCCATAGGCTTCCCTCCTCGCACGCTCCTCATTCTCGTTCTCATCTCCGTCTTTTCTGCCTGTGCAAGCTCACCGTTCCATTGCTTTCTCATTTCAATGGATCCAAACCCCACAGACTTCCCAATTCTCTCCTATGTCCTATTCCTACTCAACCCCAAATCCCATATTCCACCACAGCTTCAAGAACCCCTGCTGACCCAGATGCCCTATCTCAACCACCCTAAGGTTCTAGCCGCACTTAAACAAGCCATCCCCGACATCAAGCAGAAACAatccaaactccaaaagaaCCTGCAAGTAAATGAAACACACGCTACGGTTAAAGGTGTTGTTGACGGGGTACAGAATGAAAACGAGCTCGGAGAAGTAGCAGAGGCAGATATGCAGATATATAAGGCGGCGATGAGGTTGGAGGACATGCATGAGGAATATGAGAGACAGTTGAGAGGAGTAGAGGACAGGTTGGTTAAGGTTTATGGGTCGGTTGTGGCGGAATTAGAGGAGCAGGAAGTGATCAGTGAGGAGGTTATTGGGATATTGAAGGAGGCAGACAGTGGGGTTGTAGAGAGGGTTGATCTTTGTGGGCGTCAGCTGAGGTTTCTTCCTGAGGCTTTTGGGAAGCTTCATGGGCTGATCGTGCTCAATCTGTCCCATAATCAGCTAGAG GTCCTTCCCGATTCACTAGCACGGCTACAGAAACTGGAGGAGCTTGATGTTTCTTCCAATCTTTTAGTGTCCCTGCCAGATTCTATTGGGCTTTTGCTTAACCTGAAGGTCCTCAATATCTCAGGAAACAAGATAAATAGCCTCCCTGAAGCAATTTCTCGCTGCAG CTCACTGGTGGAGTTAGATGCAAGCTTTAACAATTTGATGTGTCTGCCAACAAATATAGGGTACGGAGTAGCCAATATTGAAAGGCTCTCCATCCAACTGAATAAAATCCGTTTTCTTCCAGCATCAATTTGTGAAATGAGGTCTTTGAGATATCTAGATGTTCATTTCAATGAATTGCGTGGCCTGCCACATGCTATTGGGAGATTGACAAATCTTGAGGTCCTGAACCTCAGCAGTAATTTCAGTGATTTGACAGAGCTTCCTGAAACAATCAGTGATCTAATGAACCTTAGGGAGCTTGACTTAAGTAACAACCAAATCCGAGTTCTTCCAGACTCTTTTGGCGAGCTGAAGAATCTAAGGAAACTCAACTTGGATCAGAATCCTCTCATAATACCCCCCATGGAGATTGTGAATAAAGGAGTAGAAGCTGTACTTGAGTTCATGGCAAAGAGGTTGCTGGATATCAGAGCAGAGGAGCAAAGGAGGAACATGCTTGAAATGGACAAGCAACAAGCTCAAACCGGTTGGCTAGCCTGGGGAACCTCATTGTTGAATAACTTTGTTTCTGGTGTTTCAGAAAGTTTAGGATATGCGGGAGACAGAAAAACTTCAAGAGACCCTTGGTTGGATCAACAATTGTGA
- the LOC121256412 gene encoding protein DOWNY MILDEW RESISTANCE 6-like — protein MDQMQSFQMANSAIPLSLTSKFILPEDKRPQLAQISSLASVPVIDLNDNGSKNGHYLLLQKISQACEEYGFFQIINHGVPQEVCDRMMTAITDFFELPPEERAEFVTEDHTKQVKVFHYNLKVEGQEKVSMWSETFSHPWHRVEDLARLLPRNPPEYREAFGEYAKEVGTLITSLFSLISEALGLEKDFLQKRLGDPPELRTQANYYPPCPNPDLTLGLAIHTDVPALTVLQQSAGVTGLQVLKDGEWVAVDPIPNAFVINLGDQMQVLSNGRFKSVHHRAVTNKTQLRVSFAMFYAPNLDTVIGPIEDLIDEVEHPPIYRSYRYAEFLQEFFRQEGTRRMVKEVFQLPK, from the exons ATGGATCAGATGCAATCCTTTCAAATGGCTAATTCAGCCATACCTCTTTCACTTACCTCAAAGTTCATCCTCCCAGAGGACAAAAGACCGCAACTTGCACAGATATCCTCCCTGGCCTCGGTTCCTGTCATTGACTTGAATGACAATGGCAGCAAAAATGGTCATTACCTCTTGCTTCAGAAGATATCACAGGCTTGTGAGGAATACGGCTTCTTTCAAATCATCAACCACGGTGTCCCTCAAGAAGTATGTGACAGAATGATGACTGCCATAACTGACTTCTTCGAACTGCCTCCTGAAGAAAGAGCAGAGTTTGTCACGGAAGATCATACCAAGCAGGTAAAAGTTTTCCATTATAACCTTAAGGTTGAAGGCCAGGAGAAGGTCTCAATGTGGAGTGAAACTTTCTCTCATCCTTGGCATCGGGTGGAGGATTTAGCCCGTCTCTTGCCAAGAAACCCACCAGAATACCG CGAGGCTTTTGGTGAATATGCAAAGGAGGTTGGTACCTTGATCACTAGTCTTTTCAGCTTGATTTCCGAAGCCCTTGGGTTGGAGAAAGATTTCTTGCAAAAAAGACTGGGGGACCCGCCAGAACTAAGAACACAAGCTAATTATTATCCACCATGTCCGAACCCTGACCTGACATTGGGTCTGGCTATTCACACTGATGTCCCAGCGCTCACGGTGCTCCAACAATCAGCAGGAGTGACTGGCCTCCAAGTCTTAAAAGATGGGGAATGGGTAGCAGTTGACCCCATTCCAAATGCATTTGTCATCAATCTGGGTGATCAGATGCAG GTTCTGAGCAATGGAAGATTTAAGAGTGTGCACCACAGGGCCGTAACCAACAAAACACAGCTACGAGTGTCTTTCGCAATGTTTTATGCGCCGAATCTGGACACTGTGATTGGCCCAATTGAGGATTTGATCGACGAGGTGGAACATCCTCCAATTTACCGGAGCTATCGTTATGCAGAGTTTCTCCAGGAATTCTTCAGGCAAGAAGGCACAAGGCGGATGGTGAAGGAAGTCTTCCAGTTACCGAAATAG